Proteins found in one Deltaproteobacteria bacterium HGW-Deltaproteobacteria-18 genomic segment:
- a CDS encoding iron-sulfur protein translates to MSNPSEKPTIQANAEKCIGCKKCEMACVSAHINLSFKEAKKRGLPVFPRIKVVKVDNLKFPTRCHHCDDAPCVNACPFGVIRQEKGIVTVNEAMCVGCKMCVMACPYGAIEVGEEGETGFTGRKNKGAAKKCDLCQTWRADNGKDVCACVEACPKQVLELVTVPTAGLQQ, encoded by the coding sequence ATGTCAAACCCGTCGGAGAAGCCCACAATCCAGGCCAATGCCGAAAAATGCATCGGATGCAAGAAATGCGAGATGGCCTGCGTCAGCGCGCATATCAACCTGTCGTTCAAGGAAGCGAAAAAACGCGGCCTGCCGGTCTTCCCGCGCATCAAGGTCGTGAAGGTCGACAACCTCAAATTCCCCACGCGCTGCCACCACTGTGACGACGCCCCCTGCGTCAACGCCTGTCCCTTCGGCGTGATCCGGCAGGAAAAGGGCATCGTCACCGTCAATGAAGCCATGTGCGTCGGGTGCAAGATGTGCGTCATGGCCTGCCCTTACGGAGCCATCGAAGTCGGCGAGGAAGGGGAAACGGGCTTTACGGGCCGCAAGAACAAGGGCGCGGCCAAGAAGTGCGACCTGTGCCAGACCTGGCGTGCCGACAACGGCAAGGACGTCTGCGCCTGCGTCGAGGCCTGCCCCAAACAGGTCCTGGAACTCGTGACGGTGCCGACGGCCGGGTTACAGCAATAG
- a CDS encoding lysine transporter LysE, with amino-acid sequence MISIEFFITSLIVVLIPGTGVIYTVSTGLIQGRKASVFAALGCTAGILPHLMATVLGLATIMHTSALAFQTLKYAGVVYLFYVAYATWRDKTAFAIDANPSTKTAAGLVVKAFLLNILNPKLTIFFLAFLPQFIQPGTAQPLFQLLLLSATFMAMTFIVFVIYGFLAHVFRNTVIESPRVQTWLRRGFASAFVGLGAELALTD; translated from the coding sequence ATGATCAGCATTGAATTTTTCATCACATCGTTAATTGTGGTGCTTATTCCTGGAACAGGGGTAATATACACCGTCTCTACTGGACTTATTCAAGGCCGAAAGGCGAGTGTGTTCGCCGCACTAGGATGCACGGCAGGGATACTCCCGCATCTCATGGCTACGGTTTTGGGTCTTGCCACCATCATGCACACAAGCGCGCTTGCTTTCCAGACTCTGAAATACGCTGGTGTGGTTTACTTGTTCTACGTCGCCTATGCGACATGGCGTGACAAGACGGCTTTCGCCATTGACGCAAACCCCTCTACAAAAACGGCCGCTGGCTTGGTCGTAAAAGCGTTCCTGCTCAACATTCTGAACCCCAAACTGACCATCTTCTTCTTGGCTTTCCTTCCGCAATTCATTCAACCAGGCACAGCTCAGCCTCTTTTCCAGCTTCTACTCCTCAGCGCTACCTTCATGGCTATGACGTTTATCGTATTCGTAATCTATGGCTTTCTTGCACATGTATTCCGCAATACCGTTATCGAGTCTCCACGAGTGCAAACCTGGCTACGGCGTGGATTTGCCTCAGCATTTGTCGGCCTTGGGGCGGAACTTGCGCTCACAGATTGA
- a CDS encoding LysR family transcriptional regulator: protein MRQLRYFAVVAEELNLRRAAERLFMAQPPLSRHMKRLEEFLGVALFVRHSRGLTLTTEGERVLEIVRPVLELETATRERLHALRVAGARAPVVGLTTAFEQGVFAALESRLFGVHGPGLRLERATSPRLVRDVRRGRVDAAFVALPLDAPGLHVVPLSYAEPLLAVLPEGWPEAAQGRHHLRDLSGKPLFWFRREEHPAFFDHTKRVFAHAGFAPMLKEEPAEHDVLLARIAAGEGMGLFPASFSAIRRTGVVFAALAEGNLLGIRLGLIARTDLEALAESLVRLAEDALTSSKNLSAT, encoded by the coding sequence CTGCGGCAGCTGCGCTATTTCGCGGTGGTGGCCGAAGAATTGAACCTGCGCCGGGCGGCGGAGCGCCTGTTCATGGCCCAGCCGCCCCTGAGCCGCCACATGAAGCGGCTGGAGGAGTTCTTGGGCGTGGCGCTGTTTGTCCGCCATTCCCGGGGCCTGACCCTGACGACGGAAGGGGAAAGGGTACTCGAAATCGTCCGTCCCGTACTGGAACTGGAGACGGCCACCCGTGAGCGGCTGCACGCCTTGCGCGTCGCCGGAGCGCGTGCTCCTGTCGTCGGCCTGACCACGGCTTTCGAGCAGGGGGTCTTCGCGGCCCTGGAGTCGCGGCTTTTCGGCGTCCATGGGCCGGGGCTGCGTCTGGAGCGCGCGACATCGCCCCGCCTGGTTCGCGATGTGCGCAGGGGCAGAGTCGATGCGGCCTTCGTGGCGCTGCCTCTCGACGCGCCTGGGCTGCATGTCGTGCCGTTGTCCTACGCTGAGCCGCTGCTCGCCGTCCTGCCGGAAGGCTGGCCCGAGGCCGCGCAGGGCCGCCATCACTTGCGCGATCTGAGCGGGAAGCCTCTCTTCTGGTTTCGGCGAGAAGAGCACCCCGCGTTTTTCGATCACACGAAACGGGTCTTTGCCCACGCCGGTTTCGCGCCGATGCTCAAGGAGGAACCGGCCGAGCATGACGTGCTGCTGGCACGCATCGCTGCTGGTGAAGGCATGGGGCTGTTCCCCGCGTCGTTTTCCGCCATCCGCAGAACCGGGGTGGTTTTCGCCGCGTTGGCTGAAGGGAATCTCCTTGGTATCCGTTTGGGGCTGATAGCCCGCACTGATCTCGAAGCCCTCGCGGAGAGCCTGGTACGACTGGCCGAGGATGCACTGACAAGCTCTAAAAATTTGAGTGCTACCTGA
- a CDS encoding 4-carboxymuconolactone decarboxylase → MTRYETGLAMLAKVDGSVGEKVIESLKDIAPDFGRYLVECFGDIYSRPGLDLKSREIAVVAALTALGTAGPQLRVHLHAALNVGCTREEIVEVIMQMSAYAGFPAALNGLFAAKEVFVERRADGRG, encoded by the coding sequence ATGACACGCTACGAGACGGGACTCGCCATGCTCGCAAAGGTCGATGGCAGCGTCGGGGAAAAGGTGATCGAGAGCCTGAAGGACATCGCGCCGGACTTCGGGCGCTACCTCGTTGAATGCTTCGGCGACATCTACTCCAGGCCGGGCCTGGACCTCAAAAGCCGGGAAATCGCCGTGGTCGCGGCCCTGACCGCGCTGGGGACGGCAGGACCGCAGCTCCGGGTCCACCTGCACGCCGCCCTCAATGTCGGCTGCACGCGGGAGGAGATTGTCGAGGTCATCATGCAGATGTCGGCCTACGCCGGTTTTCCCGCAGCCCTGAACGGGCTCTTCGCGGCCAAGGAGGTGTTCGTTGAGCGGCGGGCCGACGGCAGGGGATGA